The genomic region GGGCTCGCGTCGACCTCCGGGCTCGCGACGACGTTCGGCGTCGGCGCGGCCACCGGCCCGGGCGAGTCCTCCGCCGTGGCGGCTCGGTTGGCTGCTCCCCTGGCTGTCTCCCCGCCCGGCGTCGGCAGCACGCCGCTCGCGCCCAGGACGGCCACGGCCGTCACCGCCAGCGAGGTCGCCAGGACCGAGATCCGGCCGTAGCGCGGCCGGACGGGCTGGGCACGGTGCTTGGCCACCGGGGTCACGACCGCCCGGCCGCGGCCCGCGGCGTCCGGCCGGCCCGGGCCACCAGGCCCTCGGCCACCGCGCGGTAGGCCTGGGCGCCCTTGCTGGTGCGGCTGGTGGCGAGGATCGAGCGGCCCGCGGCGGGCGCCTCGGCGAACTTGATCGTCTTCGGGATCGGGGGCCCGACGACCTCGAGGTCGTAGGTCTGCGAGATCGTCTCCAGCACCGTGCGCGCGTGGGTGGTCCGGCCGTCGTAGAGCGTCGGCAGCACGCCCCAGACCTCGAGCCCGCGGTTGGTGAACCGGCGTACGTCGTGGACGGTGTCGAGCAGCTGGCCCACCCCGCGGTGGGAGAGGGTCTCGCACTGCAGCGGCACCAGCACGCCGTCCGCGGCCGTGAGCCCCGCGACCGTCAGCACCCCGAGCGAGGGCGGGCAGTCCAGCAGCACCCAGTCGTACGGCGTCCGCAGGTCCGCGAGCGCGACCTTCAGCGCCTGCTCCCGACCGGTGCGGGTGAGCAGCTCGGCCTCCGCGCGCGCCAGGTCGATGGTCGCCGGCATCAGGTCCACGCCGTCCTCGGTGCCGAGCACCACCTCGTCGGGGGCGAGGCCGCCGGTCAGCACCTGGTGGACCGAGAGCTCCAGGTCCTCGGGGTCGATCCCCAGCGAGAACGTCAGGCACGCCTGCGGGTCGAGGTCGACGAGCAGCACCCGGTGGCCCAGCTCCGCGAGCGCAGCACCGAGGGAGGCGACCGAGGTCGTCTTGGCGACGCCGCCCTTCTGGTTCGCGACCGCGAGTGTGGTGGTCATCGGGGCCCATCATGCCGGACGCCGGGCCGGACGCCACTCAGCGACCTGCTTGACTTCCGTCATGCCCGACGCGACCTCCACTGCCCCCACCGCGCTGGTCACCGGCGCGACCGCCGGCATCGGCCTCTCCTTCGCCCACCAGCTCGCCCGTCGCGGCCACGACCTGGTGCTGGTCGCCCGCGACCGGGCCCGCCTGGACGAGGTGGCCACCGAGCTGCGCACGACGTACGGCGTGGAGGTGGAGGTGCTCCCCGCCGACCTCGCCGACCGCGAGCAGCTGGGCCGGGTCGAGCAGCGCCTGCGCGACCCAGAGCGGCCGGTCGACCTGCTGGTCAACAACGCGGGGTTCGGGCTCAAGGGCCGCTTCCTCGACAACGACATCGACGCCGAGACCGGGATGCTGGAGGTCCTGGTCACCGCGGTGCTGCGGCTCAGCCACGCCGCACTGGGCCCGATGTCCGAGCGGGGCCGCGGCGGGGTCATCAACGTCTCCAGCGTCGCGGCGTTCCTCCCCCGCGGCACCTACTCGGCCGCCAAGGCGTGGGTGAACAGCTTCAGCGAGTGGGCAGCGAACGAGTACCGCGACCGGGGCGTGCGGGTGATGGCGCTGTGCCCGGGCTTCACCAAGACCGAGTTCCACGCCCGGATGGAGGTCGGGCGCGGCTCGGCCCCGGACTTCCTGTGGCTCGACGCCGACGACCTGGTGGCCCAGGCACTGGCCGACTACGACCGGGGTCGGGTGTACTCGGTGCCCAGCACGCAGTACAAGGTGATCACCGGACTGGCGCGGGTGGTGCCGAACCGGGTGCTCCAGCGGCTCCAGGCCCTCGGCCGGAGGTGACCGCGGGCCGACCGCCCGGGCTCAGCCCTCGCCGGCGATGAACGCCCGGACTGCGTCGGCGACCAGCTGGACCGCGATGGCCGAGAGCAGCAGGCCGGCGATCCGGGTGACCAGCAGGACGCCGGACTCCCGGATCAGCCGCAGGATCGGCAGCGAGAACCGCATCGCCACCCACAGGCACGCGTGCATCGCGATCACGCCGATCGCCACCGCGGCGAACGTCGCGACGTCGTCGATGCGCTCGACGAACAGCATCACCGCCACGATCGCGCCCGGTCCGGCCAGCAGCGGGGTGGCCAGCGGGACGATCGCGACGTTGCCGGTGGCCGAGGTCGGCTCCTTCTCGTTGCCGGTCAGCAGCTCCAGCGCGATCAGCAGGAGCAGCAGCCCGCCGGCGCACTGCAGGGCCGGGAGCGAGATGTGCAGGTAGGACAGGATCTGCTGGCCGAAGATCGCGAAGGCCACGATCACGAAGAACGACACCCCGACCGCCTGGCCGGCCGCCCGGCGGGCGTAGTCCGCCGAGCGCCCGCTGGTCAGCGACAGGAAGATCGGGACGGTGCCGACGGGGTCCATGATCACGAAGAGCGTCACGAAGACCTCGACCAGCAGCACCGTGTCCAGCACGCTCACGGTCGGACGACCTCCGGGGTGCGGCGGCCGGACGCCGCCGAGGCGGCGGCAGCCAGGTCCAGCAGGCGGTGGTACTCCTCGGGTGCTGTGGTGTTGACGCCGAGGTCGTGGTCGAGCTTGCCGGCGCCGTGGTGGTCGCTGGACCCGGTGACGACCAGCCCGAGGTTGCGCGCGATCGCGCGCAGCTCGGCCCGGGTGGGCTCGTCGTGGTCCTGGTGGTCGACCTCGATCCCGGCCAGCCCGATCTCCTGCAGCTGCGCGAGGTCCTGCTCGTCGGGTCGTCGGCGGCTGCTGCGTCCCCAGGGGTGGGCCACGACCGTGACGCCGCCGGCGGCGGCGACGTGCCGGATCACGTCGACCAGCGGCGCGGCGTACCGGTCCACGTGGGCGGGACGCCCCCAGCCGAGGAAGCGGTCGAACGCCTCGGTGCGGTCCGCCACCACACCGCGGGCGACCAGGGCGTCGGCGACGTGCGGGCGGCCGGTGGCGGCGGTGCCGGCCGCGGCCCGGCGCACGTCCTCCTCGTCGATCCCGATGCCGAGCTCCCGCAGCCGGGCGATCATCGTCGGCACCCGGCCGCGCCGGCCCGCCAGGACCCGGTCCAGCTCCTCGACCAGCGGCGGGTACGTCGGGTCGGGCAGGTAGGCGAGCAGGTGCACGCCGTGGTCCTGGTGGCGGGTGCTGAGCTCCATGCCCCGCACCAGCTCCAGCCCCTGGCGCTCGGCGGCCTCGGCGGCCTCGGCCCAGCCGTCGGTGGTGTCGTGGTCGGTGAGCGCGAGCACGTCGAGGCCCGCGGCGACCGCCGCGCCGACGAGCTCGGTCGGGGTCTGGGTGCCATCGCTCGCCCGGGAGTGGGTGTGGAGGTCGATGCGCACCGGCCTACCTTAGGGGTGCGGGGCCTCCGACCCCCTGCCCGCACGAGCGTGAATCGACTCACGCGGCCCCTCACCAGGGTGGCCGCGGGCCTCCGAAGGAGAGCTCCACCAGCTGCGGGCCGAGCTCGGAGACGTCGCGCATGATCCAGTCCCCGGCCAGCAGCAGGATCGCGGACGCCGGCCGCAGCACCAGCCACAGCCAGCGTCCGTGCGCCTCCCCCACGACGACCGAGCGGTCCCACTCCCCCGCCCCGTCGTGGACCGAGACCGGCCACATCCGGACGGTCTGGCTGCCCAGGCGCACGACGACCGCCGGCGGCCCGAGGCCCACCTCCCCGCCGGCGTCGACGTGCCGGGTGCCGGCCACCCGCGCGCCGAGGCCGGTCCCGGGGTCCTCGGCCACCACGAGGACGTCGACCGGCCCGTCGAGGGCGGTGCTGCCGGAGCAGCCGGTCACCGTCGCGACCGCGCGGCCGGGCTCGCCGACCGAGGCGACGTCGGTGACCTGCCACCCGGGACCCAGCGGCCAGGGCAGGTAGGTCGGGAGGTTCGCCGAGCGTCCGAGGTGCTCGACGAAGCACTCGTAGCCGGCCTCGGCCGGGCGCCACAGCGGCGGGACCGGGCCGTGCTCGGGACAGCACCACCCGCCGGCGGGCGTCGACCGGGCGACCGGGATCGGGCAACGCGGGCAGCCGGCCTCCAGCGACATCCTCCCACCGTGGCCAGCCGGCCCCAGTCCGTCAAGCCCAGCCCGTGACCCCCGGGCCGCGCGGTTCCCGCCCGCGGCGGGGGCGCGCGTGCGACGATCCCGCCCATGACACCGACGCTGCGTCGGGCCCGGGCCGCGGTCCTGGCCGGCTTCGGCGTGCAGGGCCTGGTCCTGATCAGCCTCACCACCCGGCTCCCGGACTTCGCCGAGCGGTGGGACCTCTCCGAGCTCGAGCTCTCCGGGCTGCTGCTGATGATGGTGCTGCTGGCCGGGGTCGGCTCGGTGCTGGCGGAGTCCGTGGCCCGCCGCCACGACAGCGCCCGGGTGCTGCGCACCGGGCTGCTGCTCGTCGGGGCGGCCGTCGGCGTGCTCGCCCTGGCTCCGGCAGCCGGCGTCTTCGCCGCCGCCCTGGCCGCCTACGGGGTGGCGCTCGGACTGGTCGATGCCGGCACGAACATGCAGGCGGTGGCGCTCGAGCACCGCTACGACCGCCCGCTGCTGCCGTCCTTCCACGGGGCGTGGACGTTGGGTGGCGTGGTCGGCGCCGGCCTGACCCTGGCCACCAGCGGCCTCCCGACCGAGGTGGCCGCGGCGCTCGCGGTGGTGCCGCTGACCGTCGCGCTCGGGGCCGGGTTCCTGCCCGGCGACCGCGGGGCGCCGACCCGCCTCACCGCGGCGCAGGTGGCTGTCCCGTGGCGCCCGATCGCGCTCGTCGGGGTCGCGATGGTGCTCTTTTACATGGTCGACACCGCCGCCACCACCTGGGGCCCCGTCTACCTCGACGAGGTCGTTGAGAGCCCCGAGGGCCTGGTGGCCCTGGCGACGCTGCCGTACCTGGTGGCCAGCGGGCTGGTGCGCCTGGGCGGGGACCGGCTGGTCGCCCGGTGGGGGCCGGCCCGGGTGCTGCGGGTCGGCGCACTCCTCGCCGCGCTGGCCCTCGCCGTCGTCGTCGCCGCCCCGTCCTGGCCGGTCGCCGTGCTCGGCTTCACGCTGCTGGGTGCCGGCGTCTCGGTGATCGCCCCGCTGAGCTTCTCCGCCGCGGCCCGCCTCGCGGCCGGCTCGGGCCTGGACCCGGCCGTGCGCCGGGCCCGCGTCGACGCGGTGATCGCGCGCTTCAACCAGTTCAACTACGTCGGCGCGCTGCTCGGCTCCGTGCTGACCGGCGTGGTCGGCGCCGGGTCGCTGCGCGTGGGCTTCGCGGTGCCGATGGTGCTGGTGCTCGCGATGGTGCCGCTCGCGCGGGTCTTCGTGGTTCCGCGCCCGGCCCCCGCATCGGCCGCGGGCTGACCCGGCGGAGGTAGCCTGCCACGGCCAGCTCCCGATCCCCGGAGGTCCCCCGTGTCGCCCGTCCAGCCCCCGTCCGCCCAGGTCCGGGACGAGGCCACCCGCCGGCTTGCCGCGCTGGCGACCCCCGCGGGCGCCCTGGGCCGCCTGGGCGACCTGGCGGTCTGGGTCGCCGCCACCCAGGGGTCGGCGGTCCCGGCACCCCTGGAGCGCGTCCGGGCCGTCGTCTTCGCCGGTGACCACGGGGTCGCCGCGCACGGCGTCTCGGCGTACCCGGCGGAGGTGACCGCCGCCATGGTCCGCACGATGGCCTCCGGCCGCGCGGTCGTCTCGGCGCTGGCCGCGCAGCACGGCGTCGCCCTGCGGCTGCTCGACCTCGGGGTGGCCGGCGACCTCACCGGCCTGGACCCGCGCATCGGGGCCCGCAAGGTACGCCGCAGCAGTGGCGCGATCCACCTCGAGGACGCGTTGAGCCCCGAGGAGACCCGGGCCTCCATCGGCGTCGGCGAGGCCGTCGCCGCGGAGGAGATCGCCGCCGGCGCCCAACTGCTCGTCGGCGGCGACATGGGCATCGGCAACACCACCCCGGCGGCCGCCCTCATCGCGGCCTCGCTCGGCCTGCCGGCCAGCGAGGTCACCGGCCGCGGCACCGGCGTCGACGAGGCGGGGCTGGCGCACAAGACCGCCGTCGTCCAGCAGGCCCTGGACCGGGCCGGCGACCGGGTCGCTGACCCGATCGAGACCCTCGCCGCCCTGGGCAGCGCCGACCTCGCCGCCCAGGCGGCGTACCTCGCCGCGGCGGCCCGCGCCGGCGTACCCGTGCTGCTCGACGGGGTCATCTCGGTGGCCGCGGCGGTCCTCGCCGACCGGCTGGCACCCGGCGCCGCCGCCTGGTTCGCGGCCGGGCACCGGTCCACCGAGCCCGCCCAGGCGCTGGCCCTCGACAAGCTCGGGCTGGACCCGGTCCTCGACCTCGACATGCGGCTGGGTGAGGGCAGCGGGGCGCTGCTCGCGCTGCCGGTGCTGCGCTCGGCGGCGCTGGTGCTGCGCGACGTCGCGCTGCTCTCCGAGGTGCTTGGTTGACCCACGCGGCCCTGGACCCGCTCCGCTTCGCGGTCGGCACGCTGACCGCGATCCCGGTCCGGCCGCCGGCCTCGTTCGAGCGACGGGTCACCGTGCCCGGGATGCTGCTCGCCCCGGTGGCCGTGCTGCCGCTGGGGCTGCTGGTGGCCGGGGTGCTGTGGGGCGGGCGCGAGCTCGGGCTGGCGCCGCTCGCGGTCGCCGCCGCTGCCATCGCCGCCCTGGCCCTGGGCTCCCGCGGGTTCCACCTCGACGGGCTCGCGGACACCACCGACGCCCTGGCCAGCTCCTACGACGCCGAGCGGTCGCTGGCGGTGATGAAGCGCGGCGACACCGGGCCGGCGGGCGCCGCGGCGATCGCGCTGGTGCTAGCCGTCCAGGTCGGTGCGGCCGCCGCACTCCTCGCGCCGGCCTGGGGACCGGTGCTGGCGGGGGCGCTGGTGTGCGCCTCC from Nocardioides pantholopis harbors:
- a CDS encoding DUF6758 family protein — its product is MSLEAGCPRCPIPVARSTPAGGWCCPEHGPVPPLWRPAEAGYECFVEHLGRSANLPTYLPWPLGPGWQVTDVASVGEPGRAVATVTGCSGSTALDGPVDVLVVAEDPGTGLGARVAGTRHVDAGGEVGLGPPAVVVRLGSQTVRMWPVSVHDGAGEWDRSVVVGEAHGRWLWLVLRPASAILLLAGDWIMRDVSELGPQLVELSFGGPRPPW
- a CDS encoding adenosylcobinamide-GDP ribazoletransferase produces the protein MTHAALDPLRFAVGTLTAIPVRPPASFERRVTVPGMLLAPVAVLPLGLLVAGVLWGGRELGLAPLAVAAAAIAALALGSRGFHLDGLADTTDALASSYDAERSLAVMKRGDTGPAGAAAIALVLAVQVGAAAALLAPAWGPVLAGALVCASRGVAVVLCVRGLPPARKTGLAASYVSSVPPAAIVGLWLVLAAALCAVAALADLPWWRGLLCAAVALAAVAWLARRAVRRFGGVAGDVMGAAIEVALALMLLAAT
- a CDS encoding MarC family protein, which gives rise to MSVLDTVLLVEVFVTLFVIMDPVGTVPIFLSLTSGRSADYARRAAGQAVGVSFFVIVAFAIFGQQILSYLHISLPALQCAGGLLLLLIALELLTGNEKEPTSATGNVAIVPLATPLLAGPGAIVAVMLFVERIDDVATFAAVAIGVIAMHACLWVAMRFSLPILRLIRESGVLLVTRIAGLLLSAIAVQLVADAVRAFIAGEG
- the cobT gene encoding nicotinate-nucleotide--dimethylbenzimidazole phosphoribosyltransferase — its product is MSPVQPPSAQVRDEATRRLAALATPAGALGRLGDLAVWVAATQGSAVPAPLERVRAVVFAGDHGVAAHGVSAYPAEVTAAMVRTMASGRAVVSALAAQHGVALRLLDLGVAGDLTGLDPRIGARKVRRSSGAIHLEDALSPEETRASIGVGEAVAAEEIAAGAQLLVGGDMGIGNTTPAAALIAASLGLPASEVTGRGTGVDEAGLAHKTAVVQQALDRAGDRVADPIETLAALGSADLAAQAAYLAAAARAGVPVLLDGVISVAAAVLADRLAPGAAAWFAAGHRSTEPAQALALDKLGLDPVLDLDMRLGEGSGALLALPVLRSAALVLRDVALLSEVLG
- a CDS encoding PHP domain-containing protein; the encoded protein is MRIDLHTHSRASDGTQTPTELVGAAVAAGLDVLALTDHDTTDGWAEAAEAAERQGLELVRGMELSTRHQDHGVHLLAYLPDPTYPPLVEELDRVLAGRRGRVPTMIARLRELGIGIDEEDVRRAAAGTAATGRPHVADALVARGVVADRTEAFDRFLGWGRPAHVDRYAAPLVDVIRHVAAAGGVTVVAHPWGRSSRRRPDEQDLAQLQEIGLAGIEVDHQDHDEPTRAELRAIARNLGLVVTGSSDHHGAGKLDHDLGVNTTAPEEYHRLLDLAAAASAASGRRTPEVVRP
- a CDS encoding MFS transporter translates to MTPTLRRARAAVLAGFGVQGLVLISLTTRLPDFAERWDLSELELSGLLLMMVLLAGVGSVLAESVARRHDSARVLRTGLLLVGAAVGVLALAPAAGVFAAALAAYGVALGLVDAGTNMQAVALEHRYDRPLLPSFHGAWTLGGVVGAGLTLATSGLPTEVAAALAVVPLTVALGAGFLPGDRGAPTRLTAAQVAVPWRPIALVGVAMVLFYMVDTAATTWGPVYLDEVVESPEGLVALATLPYLVASGLVRLGGDRLVARWGPARVLRVGALLAALALAVVVAAPSWPVAVLGFTLLGAGVSVIAPLSFSAAARLAAGSGLDPAVRRARVDAVIARFNQFNYVGALLGSVLTGVVGAGSLRVGFAVPMVLVLAMVPLARVFVVPRPAPASAAG
- a CDS encoding SDR family NAD(P)-dependent oxidoreductase; translation: MPDATSTAPTALVTGATAGIGLSFAHQLARRGHDLVLVARDRARLDEVATELRTTYGVEVEVLPADLADREQLGRVEQRLRDPERPVDLLVNNAGFGLKGRFLDNDIDAETGMLEVLVTAVLRLSHAALGPMSERGRGGVINVSSVAAFLPRGTYSAAKAWVNSFSEWAANEYRDRGVRVMALCPGFTKTEFHARMEVGRGSAPDFLWLDADDLVAQALADYDRGRVYSVPSTQYKVITGLARVVPNRVLQRLQALGRR
- a CDS encoding ParA family protein translates to MTTTLAVANQKGGVAKTTSVASLGAALAELGHRVLLVDLDPQACLTFSLGIDPEDLELSVHQVLTGGLAPDEVVLGTEDGVDLMPATIDLARAEAELLTRTGREQALKVALADLRTPYDWVLLDCPPSLGVLTVAGLTAADGVLVPLQCETLSHRGVGQLLDTVHDVRRFTNRGLEVWGVLPTLYDGRTTHARTVLETISQTYDLEVVGPPIPKTIKFAEAPAAGRSILATSRTSKGAQAYRAVAEGLVARAGRTPRAAAGRS